The region TTACCGACCCTTGCCGACGGGAATTCCCCGCAATACCTCTCCGACTGGTGGCACCAGAGCATCAATGTGGTGGGCAGCTATCACACCCGTTTCGGACCTCAGTTAAACAATGATTTGTATCTGGAATATGAAGCTTTCACTCATAAAGACTGGTTTGACTTCTATGGCTATGTCGACGTACCGAAATCCTTTGGCGTCGGCAACACGCCAGACCGCGGCATCTGGAACAAAGGCTCTCCGCTGTTCATGGAGATCGAGCCACGTTTTTCCATTGATAAACTGACCAATACCCAACTGGGCTTCGGGCCATTCAAAGAGTGGTACGTCGCCAACAACATTATTTACGATCAGGGCCAAAATAACGACTCACGCCAGAGCACCTGGTACGTAGGTCTGGGAACCGATATCGATACCGGAACCGACCTGTCGCTGTCCGCCAATATCTATGCCAAGTATCAGGGGCAGAACTACAGCGCGCCGAATGAAGATCGCTGGGATGGCTACCGTTTCAAAATCAAATACTTCTACCCGATTACCTCATTGTGGGGCGGCAAGCTGACTTATATCGGCTTCACCAACTTCGACTTCGGCTCCGATCTGGCTAATAACGCCGGCCCGTCCCGCACCAGCAATGCGATTGCCTCCAGCCATATTCTGGCGTTGAATTATGATCACTGGCATTACTCGGTCGTCGCCCGTTACTTCCATAATGGCGGCCAGTGGGCCGATGGCACCGAGCTGAACTTCGGCCGTGGTCCGTTTAATGTCCGCTCCACTGGATGGGGCTATTATCTGGTGGCCGGTTACAACTTCTGATCCCTGCCATTACGTATCCCGGTCCTGGCCGGGATACCAAAAAAACAAAAAAACTGAGTCATATAGTTAACGCAAACACCGCTCACTAAACGTGGTGGTACGAATTCCGGATTTCCGTCGGAGTAAAATGATGACAACACGTCGTTATAGTCAGGAACAGCGCCAGGCTGAACTGTTCAGCCGCATTGAGCAGGATATCCCCGTCAGCGTAAGCCTGGCATTACGTGAAGACCTCGGTGGCGATGTCAGCGCGGAGCACGATATCACCGCGCAGTTGTTGCCAGTGGAAACGCTGGCCAACGCGGTGATCATTACCCGCGAAGCCGGCGTTTTCTGCGGGCAGCGCTGGCTGGACGAGGTGTTTCGCCAGTTGGGCGGGCACATCGCCATCGACTGGCTGGTCCGCGACGGCGATATCCTGACGGAAAATCAGCCGCTGTGCCGGCTGCACGGCCCGTCCCGCATACTGCTCACCGGTGAACGCACCGCCCTGAATTTCCTGCAAACACTGTCCGGCGTGGCAACCGAAGTCAGCCGCTATGTGGCGCAACTGGCGGGTACCCACACCCGATTGCTGGA is a window of Dickeya solani IPO 2222 DNA encoding:
- a CDS encoding nucleoside-specific channel-forming protein Tsx, which codes for MKKILAACAISTLSYSLPTLADGNSPQYLSDWWHQSINVVGSYHTRFGPQLNNDLYLEYEAFTHKDWFDFYGYVDVPKSFGVGNTPDRGIWNKGSPLFMEIEPRFSIDKLTNTQLGFGPFKEWYVANNIIYDQGQNNDSRQSTWYVGLGTDIDTGTDLSLSANIYAKYQGQNYSAPNEDRWDGYRFKIKYFYPITSLWGGKLTYIGFTNFDFGSDLANNAGPSRTSNAIASSHILALNYDHWHYSVVARYFHNGGQWADGTELNFGRGPFNVRSTGWGYYLVAGYNF
- the nadC gene encoding carboxylating nicotinate-nucleotide diphosphorylase; amino-acid sequence: MTTRRYSQEQRQAELFSRIEQDIPVSVSLALREDLGGDVSAEHDITAQLLPVETLANAVIITREAGVFCGQRWLDEVFRQLGGHIAIDWLVRDGDILTENQPLCRLHGPSRILLTGERTALNFLQTLSGVATEVSRYVAQLAGTHTRLLDTRKTLPGLRTALKYAVLCGGGSNHRLGLSDAFLIKENHIIAAGSIKQAVEQAFQLRSDVPVEVEVETLDELQQALDAGADIIMLDNFTLEGIREAVTLTHGRALLEVSGNVTLQTLPDYASTGVDYISVGALTKHVQALDLSMRFS